The Thermoplasmata archaeon DNA segment ACGCGAACGTCCACCGCGCGATCTACGAGCTCGGCGAAGAGGCCACACGCGCGTACGAAGGCGCGCGCGAGCGCATCGCGGAGTTCATCGGCGCGAAGGACCCCATGGAAGTCGCCTTCACGAAGTCGACCACGGAAAGCCTGAACGTGGTCGCGTACGGCTACGCGCTCAAAAGCGGACGCCTCGCCAAGGGCGACGAGGTCCTGGGCACCGTCCTCGAGCACCACTCGAACCACGTCCCCTGGCACTTCGTCCGCGACCTGAAGGGAATCGTCCTCAAGTACGTCGACGTGGACGACGAGGGCCACCTGAGGATGGAGCAGTACGACGAGTTGATCACGAAACGCACGAAGCTCGTGACCGTAGCCCACGTCTCCAACGTGCTCGGGACGATCACCGATGTCAAGGAGATCGCGAAGCGGGCGCACGAGGTGGGCGCCGTCTGCGTCGTGGACGCTGCCCAGAGCGTGCCCCACCTCCCGGTGGACGTCGCGGCGCTGGACTGCGACTTCCTCGCGTTCAGCGGCCACAAGATGCTCGGACCCACGGGCATCGGCATCCTGTACGGGAAGAAGGAGATGCTCGAGGCCACGGAGCCGCTCCTCGGGGGCGGGGAAATGATCAGCGAGGTCCATCTGGGCTCCGCGAAATGGAACGACGTTCCCTACAAGTTCGAGGGCGGCACGCCGCCCATCGCGGAGGCGATCGGCCTCGGCGCCGCGGTCGACTACCTCACGAAGCTGGGCATGCTCGCGGTCCGCCAGCACGAGATGGAGCTGACCGCGTACGCCCTGGAGAAGCTCGCGAAGATCCCCGGCGTCCGGCTCTACGGACCCCGCAGTGTGAAGGAACGGGGCGGGGTGGTCTCCTTCACCATGGACAAAGCGCATCCCCATGATATCGCCTCGATCCTCGACGTGGAGGGCGTGTGCATCCGGTCCGGACATCACTGCGCCCAGCCGCTCATGGAGCGGTACGACCTCGCCGCGACCGCCCGCGCCTCCTTCTACGTGTACAACGACCTCGAAGACGTCGACCGGCTTGTGGCGGCCCTGGAGAAGGTCAACGAGGTGTTCGCCTAGATGGCCTCCGGCCCGGGGCCCTACCAGGCCCAAATCCTCGACCACTACAAGCACCCGCACAACCGGGGCGTCCTGAATGCTGCGACCCACCAAGCGCGCGAGTCGAACCCCCTTTGCGGGGACGAAATCCTCATGACGCTCCGCGTGGACGAGTCCGACCAGATCGCGGAGGTGCGATTCGACGGAGAAGGATGCGCGATCAGCATGGCGAGCGCCTCGCTCCTAACCGACGAGATCAAGGGGAAGACCCTCGGAGGCGCCCTGGCCATCGGTCGCGATGCCGCCCTGAAGGCTCTCGGCGTGCCCCTGAGCTCCGTGCGGGAGCAGTGCGCCCTCCTTCCCCTGCGCGCGCTCCAAGCCGCGCTGGCCCCGCGCGTGCCGGCGCAAGGGCATTAAACCTCGGCCGGTTGGCCGTGCCACCGATGGTCCCGGATCCCCGCGAGCCGAAGGCGTCGAACGTCTGCGACCTGATCGGCAACACGCCCTTGCTGCGTCTCGACCGGATCTGGCATGACGTGATTCCCGGCGTCGAGCTGTTCGCGAAGGCGGAATGGGACAACCCGGGCGGGAGCGTAAAGGACCGCGCGGTGCTGTATATGCTCCGCGACGCGGAAAAGCGCGGGCTGACGCGGAAGTGGACACTCCTGGACGCGACGTCGGGCAACACGGGAATCGCCCTCGCGATGCTCGGCGCGGCGGAGGGCTACCGGGCCACCTTGTGCGTCCCGAAGAACATTAGCGCCGAGCGGCGGCGGATCCTCCGGGCGTTCGGGGCCGACCTCGTGTTCACGCCCGCCATGGAAGGCACGGACGGCGCGCAGCACGTCGCGCGCTCCATGGCCGACGCCGCTCCGGATCGGTACTGGTATTTCGACCAGTACAACAACGAGGCGAACTGGCGCGCTCACTTCGAGACCACGGGTCCTGAGATTTACGATCAGACGCGCGGTCGGATCACGCACTTCGTCGCTTGCCTCGGGACCACGGGAACGTTCGTCGGCGCCGGGCGCTTCCTGAAGGGCACAAACCCGTCGATCCAGCTCGTTGCGGTGCAGCCGGACAGCCCGTTCCACGGCATCGAGGGCGTGAAGCACCTGGAGACCGCGAAGGTGCCGGGCATCTGGGACCCGTCCCTCCCGGACCAGACGATGACCGTGGCCACGGAGGATGCGCAGGCCGCCGCTCTGCGGATCGCGCGGGAGGAGGGGTACCTGGTCGGCACGTCGAGTGGTGCAGCGTTGGACGCGGCCCTGCGGCTCGCGGAGCGCATCCGGGAGGGCGTGGTCGTGGTCGTCTTCCCCGATGCGGGCGACAAGTACCTCGGCGACCGATACTGGGAGGAGGCGATCTGATCGTCAGGCTCACAAGATCCCAGGTCGCGGCGATTCAGGCTCACGCGAAGGAGACCTTTCCCGAAGAGTGCTGCGGCTTCCTGCTGGGGCCGCCGAAGGAACCTCGAACGATTGCCTCTGTGCGACGGGCCAAGAACGTGGTCGAGACGAATCGGGAACGCCGCTACGTTATCGATCCCCTCGAAATCCTCCGCGTGGAGAAGGACCTCTCGGGTACGGGCCGGGACGTCCTTGGGTACTACCACAGCCACCCGAACCATCCCGCGGAGCCGTCCGAGTTCGACCGCGGGCACGCATGGCCCTGGTACACCTACGTGATCCTGAGCATCGTGGACCGGCGGCCGGCTGATCTCCGCGCTTGGGTGCTCGACGACGATTCGTCGACATTCCGGCCCGAACCGCTGACGATCGAGTAAGGTTCAGTCCGGCTCGACGAGCGGGAACGCGCGGCCCCCGCCTTGGCGCTCGATCATCCAGCCCGGATACGCCCGACGCGGCTTCGTGAGGACGTCGAGCTCCTCGTTATGTCTGGCGGTCAGAACGATGTCGAGGCTGCCCAAGTCCTCGTCGAGCTGGGCCATCGTCTTCGCTCCGAGCAGGACGACGTGCTTCTTCTCGAGGAGCCAGGCCAGGGCGACCTGGGACGGCGTGCAGCCCTGCTCCTTCGCGATTGCTTTCACCGTCTCCACGACGCTCCAGCCCGTCGTCTCGTCGAAGAACGGGAAGAAGACGCCTCGATCGCCCATGCGGGTCCCCGCACCCGGCTTCGTCTCTTTCGAGTACTTCCCGGACAGGACGCCCCCGTGGAGCGGGCTCCAGACGAGCAAGCTCATCTTGGCGAACCGCAGGAACGGAAGGATCTCGTGCTCGATGTCCCGGTTCAGGAGGCTGTAGTTCATCTGGGCGGTCTCGTACCGCGAGTAGCCGCGCTCCTCCGCGCGGGCCTGCAGGGTGGCCATCTGCCACGCGCTGAAGTTCGAGATGCCGGGATAGTTCACGAGACCTTGCTCGACGAGATCCTGCATGGTCTCGAGGAACTCGTCCATGGGGACGTACGGGTCCCAGCCGTGGAACTGGTATACGTCGATCCACGACGTGCCGAGCCGCTCAAGGCTCTTCCGGACGGAGATGCGGATATGGTGCCGCGAGAGGCCCTGCTCGTTGATCCCGCTCCCCGTCTTGGCGCGGACCTTCGTGGCCAGGATGGCTTGCTCCCGGTACGGCTTCAGCGCGCGGCCTAGGGCCTTCTCCGACTCGCCCTCGTCGTACACGTCCGCGGTGTCGAAGAAGTTCACGCCTGCGTCGAGCGAGCGCTTGATCATAGCGTCCTCGGTCTCCTGGGAAAGGCCGCCGATCTTCCAGGCGTTCCTGGAGCCGAAGGTCATGGAGCCGAGGGCCAGGAGGGAGACGTGCACCCCCGTGCTTCCCAGGGGCGTGTACTTCATCGGGCTCCCCATGTCGAGCCCCACGTCGAGCCGGACGATAAACCTGAGCGCGTATCATGTGCCCGCGTCGCCCGTAGGGCCTGCCGGGGCGGACTGTTCGGTGGTCGACAGCAAGTAGCCGCCGAAGGCGACTCCCCAGAGGAGGACGGGATAGGCGATCATCCGCTCCATCCCACCGAAGCCGATGCCCGCGTACTGCTGCGCCACGAAGAGGCCGAGGGCCACCAGGCCCACGACCCCCAGCAGGATGGAAACGTACCGGAATGGTACCGTCACCCGGGTGGAGATCAGGATCGCGAGGAGCCCTCCGAACAAGAACGCGATGAGGGCGAAGATTCCGTGGATGGCCCCCGTCGTCTCCGGGAAGAGCCCAACCCCGATGGGGCCGACTCCCGCGAGGAGGAACGGGATCGTGATCCAGAGTTTCCCGTGGGTCCGGTGGTAGAAGTAGGCCGCACCCAGCGTCAGGAGGCCCAAGAGGAGCACGGAGGTGTTGAACAGGGCTGCCGTCGGCCCGACGCCGAGGTCGCTGATCGCGTTCTTGGACACGCTGTAGGTGGGCAGGCTCCCCTCACCGATGACCATCGCCAGGAGGAACTGGACGGAACCAAGCAGGAACAGGAGGCCCGTGAGCGTTCGGTCGCCGTACCGCATGGGCGAGGGAGCCCGCTCGTCGCGTATAATGATTCTCCTCCGGGCTGCGACCGGGCGTCGCCGGCGGAAACCCTAAGTAGAACAGTGGGGTAGGATACCTTCCCATGGGAGCGTCGATCAAAGTCCTTATCCCGACTCCCCTGCGCCAGTACGCCGCCAACCGCGATGCGATCGAGCTGAAGGCGAAGGACGTCCGCGAAGCCCTCGGCGCCCTGGTGACCCAGTACGACGGCCTGCGGCGTCACCTGTACAACGACGAGGGGCACCTGCGCAACTTCGTGAACGTCTATCTCAACGAGGAGGACATCCGCTACCTGCAGAAGGAGTCCACCCCGCTCAAGGACGGGGACACGATCTCCATCGTCCCGAGCATCGCGGGAGGCTCCTCGTCCGTCATGGAATCCGTCGGCGCGCACCGCAAGGACGTGCTGACGCCCGCGGAGATCAAACGCTACTCCCGCCACCTGATCCTGCCCGACGTCGGCATGGCGGGCCAGCTCAAGCTCAAGCAGTCCTCGGCCCTCGTCGTGGGCGCGGGCGGCCTCGGCAACCCCCTCCTCCAGTACCTGGGTGCTGCTGGGGTGGGCCGCATCGGGATCGTCGACTTCGACACGATCGACGTGACGAACCTCCAGCGGCAGGTCATGTACGGCACGAAGGACGTCGGGCGGAAGAAACTCGAGGTCGCCAAGGAGCGCGTCCAGGCGATTAACCCCAACGTGGACGTGCAGACGTACGAGGAACGCCTACCGTCCGAAAACGCGCTGGGCATCGTCAAGGACTACGACGTGGTCATCGACGGGACGGACAACTTCCCCACCCGGTACCTCGTGAACGATGCGTCCGTCCTCCTCGGCAAGCCCAACGTGTACGGCTCCATCTTCCGGTTCGAGGGTCAGGCCAGCGTCTTCTGGGCCTCGAAAGGTCCGTGCTACCGCTGCCTGTACGCGGAACCACCGCCGCCCGGGCTCGTGCCCTCTTGTGCGGAAGGGGGCGTGCTCGGCGTGCTCCCGGGCATCGTCGGTTCGATCCAGGCCATCGAGGCGATCAAGCTCCTCCTGGGCAAGGGCGACACCCTGGTCGGCCGCCTCCTGGTCTTCGACGCCCTGAAGATGCGGTTCCGCGAGCTGAAGCTGCGGAAGAACCCCGACTGCCCGATCTGCGGGGTCCACCCCACGATCAAGGAGCTCATCGACTACGAGGAGTTCTGCGGCCTGAACGCCCCGAGCGAACGGATCAGCGAGGAGTTCCAGATTAGCCCCGAGGAGCTCAAGGCCAGGCTCGACGACGGGGGCAACGTCGTGCTCCTCGACGTCCGCGAGCCGCTCGAGTATGAGATCAACCGCCTCGAGGGGTCGATCCTCATGCCCGTGGGCCAGGTGCCCGGCCGCGTGAACGAGCTGAGCACCGCGGACGAGATCGTCGTGTACTGCAAGAGCGGCGTGCGATCCGCGCGGGTAACGAACTTCCTCCGGGAGCTCGGCTTCCGCAAGGTGAAGAACCTGGCCGGCGGCATCGACAAGTGGGCCGATCGCGTCGATCCCGACATGCCGCGGTACTGACGCTCGCGGAAGGCATAAGGGGCCGGGGGACCTTCCGAGGGTTCATGGCCCTTGACCCGGGCACGGTCCACCGATTCACGATGCTCGAGCGAGCCGTCCGCTCCTTGGCCAAGCAGGCACGGTTCGAGGACTCCCTCAAGCTCCTGGAGGAGATGTTCTCGATGGCCCCGGAGGACGCGGGTCTCTCCAAGCTCAAGGCCCGGTTCGCGGCGGACCTGATCAAGAAGGCGGCCCAAGCCCAGAAGATCTCCGCGGCGACAAGCATCGTCCAACTCGTCGAGGCCAAGGTCCCGCCCTCGCACCTGGGCGCGCAGGAGAAGGAGCTCCTCGCGAAGGCGAAGACGGATCTCTACTCGCTCTGAACGCGCATCCTTTATCTCCTGCCGCAGGGTCGTGGGTCCGATGCCGCACGACCCCGCTGCCGCGGAATACGCCCGGGATATCGAGCTTCAGCGCAAGGAGAAGGACTACTACTTTCGGACGGACCCGGACTCGCCGATCCCCGAGGCGATTCGCCCCAACCTCCGCGGCCTGGAGTACTTCCCTCCGGACCTGAAGTACCGCCTGCACGTGCGACTCGTCACGCTGCCGAACCCCGAGCCCGTGACGCTCGCGACGTCCAAGGGCATCCCGCGCCCCATGCTGCGGTACGGCTACTTCGAATTCGACGTCAACGGGGTCAAGCAGCGTCTGTACGCATACAAAGCCGCACCCCAGCCCGGCCACCACCACGAGGACGCTTCCCTGTTCGTCCCCTTCCGGGACGCCACCTCGGGGAAGGAATCCTACGGAGCCGCGCGCTACCTCGACCTCGAGGAGAACCCCTCGGAGGAGTACATCCTCGACTTCAACCTGGCCTACAACCCGTACTGCGCCTACAGCGACGATTACGTCTGTCCGTTCCCGCCCAAGGAGAACTGGCTCCGTGCCCCCATCCGCGCGGGGGAGAAGACCTTCCCGCTCCACTGAGCCGGGCGCCTACTCCCAATCCTTGCCGGCGAGCCATCCCAGCCGGCGTTCCCGGTTCGCCTCGACCTGCTGGGCGCCCAGGAAGTCCCGCTCCACGGTCGCGAGCCCGTCGATGGCTCGGGCCAGCGCCTCCCGAGAGGGTCGCCGCATCTCCACCTTGGCCCGCTCGAACTGGTGCTTGACGAGGGGCATCCCGACCTCGACCCCTCCGAGCATGAAGCAGGAATCCGTCATGATCTTGTCCGCGACCCGGATGAGACGGTCCACGGGCTCCTGAGGCGGGGTCACGAGCGCGAGCCGGGCCGAGGGGCGCCGACTCGCCTCGACGGCCCTCTCCGCCAAGGTGTGGAACGCGGCCTCCACGTGCTCTCCCGTCTTCGCGCTGGTGATCAGGGCGGGTGCCTCGTACTTCTGGGACAGGTAGTACGCGTACTCCTCGGGCCGGATGCGGTCCTCGATGAGGTCCACCTTGTTGCCCACGAGGACCATCGGGATCCGACCGGCGAGCCGCCACACCATGGGCATCCAGTACTCCTCGACGGACCGCCGGGTGTCCTCGCGGGTCAGGTCGTACACGAACAGGACGCCTTGGGCTCCCTTGACCGCGGCTTCCTGGATGCCGCCGTACCCGCGTTGGCCGAGGACGTCCCAGATCTGCATGACCACGTCGAACTGCTCGGGCTCGCGGCCCACGGTCACATCCTTCCGCGTGACCTTGGTGCCGACCGTGGTGATGTACTCGTCCGAGTACCGGTCGACGACGAACCGGCGGATCAGGGTGGTCTTTCCGACGGCCCCGTCGCCCAGCAGCAGGACCTTGGCCTTGACGGGCTCTTTGACCATGCCGGGGAACCCATCGCCCCCAGGTCCTCTTTAACCGTTTCTCCTGATTCTCACAAAGGG contains these protein-coding regions:
- a CDS encoding cysteine desulfurase, whose product is MNVPEIKKDFPILQRKMRDKPLTYLDSTATSQKPQQVIDSMVDYYSRYNANVHRAIYELGEEATRAYEGARERIAEFIGAKDPMEVAFTKSTTESLNVVAYGYALKSGRLAKGDEVLGTVLEHHSNHVPWHFVRDLKGIVLKYVDVDDEGHLRMEQYDELITKRTKLVTVAHVSNVLGTITDVKEIAKRAHEVGAVCVVDAAQSVPHLPVDVAALDCDFLAFSGHKMLGPTGIGILYGKKEMLEATEPLLGGGEMISEVHLGSAKWNDVPYKFEGGTPPIAEAIGLGAAVDYLTKLGMLAVRQHEMELTAYALEKLAKIPGVRLYGPRSVKERGGVVSFTMDKAHPHDIASILDVEGVCIRSGHHCAQPLMERYDLAATARASFYVYNDLEDVDRLVAALEKVNEVFA
- a CDS encoding SUF system NifU family Fe-S cluster assembly protein, which codes for MASGPGPYQAQILDHYKHPHNRGVLNAATHQARESNPLCGDEILMTLRVDESDQIAEVRFDGEGCAISMASASLLTDEIKGKTLGGALAIGRDAALKALGVPLSSVREQCALLPLRALQAALAPRVPAQGH
- a CDS encoding cysteine synthase family protein yields the protein MVPDPREPKASNVCDLIGNTPLLRLDRIWHDVIPGVELFAKAEWDNPGGSVKDRAVLYMLRDAEKRGLTRKWTLLDATSGNTGIALAMLGAAEGYRATLCVPKNISAERRRILRAFGADLVFTPAMEGTDGAQHVARSMADAAPDRYWYFDQYNNEANWRAHFETTGPEIYDQTRGRITHFVACLGTTGTFVGAGRFLKGTNPSIQLVAVQPDSPFHGIEGVKHLETAKVPGIWDPSLPDQTMTVATEDAQAAALRIAREEGYLVGTSSGAALDAALRLAERIREGVVVVVFPDAGDKYLGDRYWEEAI
- a CDS encoding M67 family metallopeptidase, which translates into the protein MQAHAKETFPEECCGFLLGPPKEPRTIASVRRAKNVVETNRERRYVIDPLEILRVEKDLSGTGRDVLGYYHSHPNHPAEPSEFDRGHAWPWYTYVILSIVDRRPADLRAWVLDDDSSTFRPEPLTIE
- a CDS encoding aldo/keto reductase, translated to MGSPMKYTPLGSTGVHVSLLALGSMTFGSRNAWKIGGLSQETEDAMIKRSLDAGVNFFDTADVYDEGESEKALGRALKPYREQAILATKVRAKTGSGINEQGLSRHHIRISVRKSLERLGTSWIDVYQFHGWDPYVPMDEFLETMQDLVEQGLVNYPGISNFSAWQMATLQARAEERGYSRYETAQMNYSLLNRDIEHEILPFLRFAKMSLLVWSPLHGGVLSGKYSKETKPGAGTRMGDRGVFFPFFDETTGWSVVETVKAIAKEQGCTPSQVALAWLLEKKHVVLLGAKTMAQLDEDLGSLDIVLTARHNEELDVLTKPRRAYPGWMIERQGGGRAFPLVEPD
- a CDS encoding DUF998 domain-containing protein produces the protein MRYGDRTLTGLLFLLGSVQFLLAMVIGEGSLPTYSVSKNAISDLGVGPTAALFNTSVLLLGLLTLGAAYFYHRTHGKLWITIPFLLAGVGPIGVGLFPETTGAIHGIFALIAFLFGGLLAILISTRVTVPFRYVSILLGVVGLVALGLFVAQQYAGIGFGGMERMIAYPVLLWGVAFGGYLLSTTEQSAPAGPTGDAGT
- the moeB gene encoding molybdopterin-synthase adenylyltransferase MoeB; translated protein: MGASIKVLIPTPLRQYAANRDAIELKAKDVREALGALVTQYDGLRRHLYNDEGHLRNFVNVYLNEEDIRYLQKESTPLKDGDTISIVPSIAGGSSSVMESVGAHRKDVLTPAEIKRYSRHLILPDVGMAGQLKLKQSSALVVGAGGLGNPLLQYLGAAGVGRIGIVDFDTIDVTNLQRQVMYGTKDVGRKKLEVAKERVQAINPNVDVQTYEERLPSENALGIVKDYDVVIDGTDNFPTRYLVNDASVLLGKPNVYGSIFRFEGQASVFWASKGPCYRCLYAEPPPPGLVPSCAEGGVLGVLPGIVGSIQAIEAIKLLLGKGDTLVGRLLVFDALKMRFRELKLRKNPDCPICGVHPTIKELIDYEEFCGLNAPSERISEEFQISPEELKARLDDGGNVVLLDVREPLEYEINRLEGSILMPVGQVPGRVNELSTADEIVVYCKSGVRSARVTNFLRELGFRKVKNLAGGIDKWADRVDPDMPRY
- a CDS encoding DUF1684 domain-containing protein, with product MPHDPAAAEYARDIELQRKEKDYYFRTDPDSPIPEAIRPNLRGLEYFPPDLKYRLHVRLVTLPNPEPVTLATSKGIPRPMLRYGYFEFDVNGVKQRLYAYKAAPQPGHHHEDASLFVPFRDATSGKESYGAARYLDLEENPSEEYILDFNLAYNPYCAYSDDYVCPFPPKENWLRAPIRAGEKTFPLH
- a CDS encoding Rab family GTPase, with translation MVKEPVKAKVLLLGDGAVGKTTLIRRFVVDRYSDEYITTVGTKVTRKDVTVGREPEQFDVVMQIWDVLGQRGYGGIQEAAVKGAQGVLFVYDLTREDTRRSVEEYWMPMVWRLAGRIPMVLVGNKVDLIEDRIRPEEYAYYLSQKYEAPALITSAKTGEHVEAAFHTLAERAVEASRRPSARLALVTPPQEPVDRLIRVADKIMTDSCFMLGGVEVGMPLVKHQFERAKVEMRRPSREALARAIDGLATVERDFLGAQQVEANRERRLGWLAGKDWE